In Balaenoptera musculus isolate JJ_BM4_2016_0621 chromosome 19, mBalMus1.pri.v3, whole genome shotgun sequence, one genomic interval encodes:
- the IRX5 gene encoding iroquois-class homeodomain protein IRX-5, which produces MSYPQGYLYQPSASLALYSCPAYSTSVISGPRTDELGRSSSGSAFSPYAGSTAFTAPSPGYNSHLQYGADPAAAAAAAFSSYVGSPYDHTPGMAGSLGYHPYAAPLGSYPYGDPAYRKNATRDATATLKAWLNEHRKNPYPTKGEKIMLAIITKMTLTQVSTWFANARRRLKKENKMTWTPRNRSEDEEEEENIDLEKNDEDEPQKPEDKGDPEGPDAGGAEQKTASGCERLQGPPTPAGKETEGSLSDSDFKEPPSEGRLDALPGPPRAGGPSPAGPAAARLAEDPAPHYSSGAPAPGPHPAAGELPPGPGGPSVIHSPPPPPPQAVLAKPKLWSLAEIATSSDKVKDGGGGSEGSPCPPCPGPVAGQALGGSRASPAPAPSRSPSAQCPFPGGTVLSRPLYYTAPFYPGYTNYGSFGHLHGHPGPGPGPTTGPSSHFNGLNQTVLNRADALAKDPKMLRSQSQLDLCKDSPYELKKGMSDI; this is translated from the exons ATGTCCTACCCGCAGGGCTACTTGTACCAGCCGTCCGCCTCGCTGGCGCTCTACTCGTGCCCGGCGTACAGCACCAGCGTCATCTCGGGGCCCCGCACGGATGAGCTCGGGCGCTCGTCGTCGGGCTCCGCGTTCTCGCCCTACGCCGGCTCCACCGCCTTCACGGCGCCCTCGCCGGGCTACAACTCGCACCTCCAGTACGGCGCCGACCCCGCGGCGGCGGCAGCCGCCGCCTTCTCTTCGTACGTG GGCTCTCCCTACGACCATACACCCGGCATGGCAGGCTCCTTGGGGTACCACCCGTACGCAGCACCCCTGGGCTCGTACCCTTACGGGGACCCCGCGTACCGGAAGAACGCCACGCGAGACGCCACCGCTACACTGAAGGCCTGGCTCAACGAGCACCGCAAGAACCCCTACCCCACCAAGGGAGAGAAGATCATGCTGGCCATCATCACCAAGATGACCCTCACCCAGGTGTCCACCTGGTTCGCCAACGCGCGCCGGCGCCTCAAGAAGGAGAACAAGATGACGTGGACGCCGCGGAACCGCAgcgaggacgaggaggaggaagagaacatTGATCTGGAGAAGAACGACGAGGATGAGCCCCAGAAGCCCGAGGACAAGGGCGACCCCGAGGGCCCCGATGCAG GAGGAGCAGAGCAGAAGACGGCTTCAGGCTGTGAACGGCTGCAGGGGCCGCCCACCCCCGCCGGCAAAGAGACCGAGGGTAGCCTCAGCGACTCGGATTTTAAAGAGCCGCCGTCCGAGGGCCGCCTCGACGCGCTGCCCGGGCCCCCCCGCGCCGGCGGGCCCTCCCCGGCCGGGCCTGCGGCAGCTCGGCTGGCCGAGGACCCGGCCCCTCACTACTCCTCGGGCGCGCCGGCTCCGGGCCCACACCCAGCCGCGGGAGAGCTGCCCCCCGGTCCCGGAGGGCCCTCGGTCATACACTcgccgccaccgccaccgcctCAGGCGGTGCTCGCCAAGCCCAAACTGTGGTCTCTGGCGGAGATCGCCACATCCTCGGACAAGGTCAAGGACGGGGGCGGCGGGAGCGAGGGCTCTCCGTGCCCACCGTGCCCCGGGCCCGTAGCCGGGCAAGCCCTAGGAGGCAGCCGCGCGTCACCAGCACCGGCGCCATCGCGCTCGCCCTCGGCTCAGTGTCCCTTTCCAGGCGGGACAGTGCTGTCCCGGCCTCTGTACTACACGGCGCCCTTCTATCCTGGCTACACGAACTATGGCTCCTTCGGACACCTTCATGGCCACCCGGGGCCCGGGCCAGGCCCTACAACGGGTCCGAGCTCGCATTTCAATGGATTAAACCAGACCGTGTTGAACCGAGCGGACGCTTTGGCTAAAGACCCGAAAATGTTGCGGAGCCAGTCCCAGCTAGACCTGTGCAAAGACTCTCCCTATGAATTGAAGAAAGGTATGTCCGACATTTAA